A genomic segment from Nicotiana tabacum cultivar K326 chromosome 7, ASM71507v2, whole genome shotgun sequence encodes:
- the LOC107786236 gene encoding dof zinc finger protein DOF2.5 isoform X2, whose protein sequence is MAAEIAAPNVTVEKKVRPVKDQAINCPRCNSTNTKFCYYNNYSLTQPRYFCKTCRRYWTEGGTLRNVPVGGGSRKNNKRSSSSSSSSQKLPDLNPNPSFSPQNPNKIIVGNSCQDLNLGFQTVSHDHHQFHGVPQFLELPKMDSSNNGNNHLGSTPISALELLRTGIASRGFTSFITSPAPPDLNTLYTSGFPFQELKPRAGSNDHAAAALSYSNGVQENGGARIMFPLGADHHHHQSKGQENSTAGYWNGMLGGGSW, encoded by the exons ATGGCAGCAGAAATAGCTGCTCCTAATGTTACAGTGGAAAAGAAGGTGAGGCCAGTTAAGGATCAAGCAATAAATTGTCCAAGATGTAATTCAACAAATACAAAGTTTTGTTACTACAACAACTACAGTTTGACTCAACCAAGATACTTTTGCAAGACTTGTAGAAGGTATTGGACTGAAGGTGGAACTTTGAGGAATGTTCCAGTTGGAGGTGGttcaagaaaaaacaacaaaagatcatcttcttcttcttcttcatcgcaAAAGCTCCCCGATCTGAACCCTAATCCGAGTTTTTCTCCTCAAAACCCTAATAAGATTATTGTTGGAAATAGCTGCCAAGATCTCAACCTCGGGTTCCAAACTGTGTCACATGATCATCATCAGTTCCATGGTGTGCCTCAGTTTCTTGAATTGCCAAAGATGGATAGCAGCAATAATGGTAACAATCATCTAG GTAGTACACCAATATCAGCTCTGGAGCTGCTTAGGACCGGAATAGCCTCAAGAGGGTTTACTTCATTCATCACGTCGCCAGCACCACCAGATTTGAATACTTTATACACATCAGGGTTTCCATTTCAAGAATTAAAGCCTCGTGCTGGTAGTAATGATCATGCAGCAGCTGCCTTAAGTTATTCAAATGGGGTTCAAGAAAATGGAGGTGCAAGAATAATGTTCCCTCTAGGAGcagatcatcatcatcatcagagtAAAGGACAGGAGAATTCAACTGCAGGATATTGGAATGGGATGTTAGGTGGAGGATCCTGGTAA
- the LOC107786236 gene encoding dof zinc finger protein DOF2.5 isoform X1, with protein sequence METTQWTQDIGIVKSMAAEIAAPNVTVEKKVRPVKDQAINCPRCNSTNTKFCYYNNYSLTQPRYFCKTCRRYWTEGGTLRNVPVGGGSRKNNKRSSSSSSSSQKLPDLNPNPSFSPQNPNKIIVGNSCQDLNLGFQTVSHDHHQFHGVPQFLELPKMDSSNNGNNHLGSTPISALELLRTGIASRGFTSFITSPAPPDLNTLYTSGFPFQELKPRAGSNDHAAAALSYSNGVQENGGARIMFPLGADHHHHQSKGQENSTAGYWNGMLGGGSW encoded by the exons ATGGAGACTACTCAATGGACTCAG GATATTGGAATAGTGAAATCCATGGCAGCAGAAATAGCTGCTCCTAATGTTACAGTGGAAAAGAAGGTGAGGCCAGTTAAGGATCAAGCAATAAATTGTCCAAGATGTAATTCAACAAATACAAAGTTTTGTTACTACAACAACTACAGTTTGACTCAACCAAGATACTTTTGCAAGACTTGTAGAAGGTATTGGACTGAAGGTGGAACTTTGAGGAATGTTCCAGTTGGAGGTGGttcaagaaaaaacaacaaaagatcatcttcttcttcttcttcatcgcaAAAGCTCCCCGATCTGAACCCTAATCCGAGTTTTTCTCCTCAAAACCCTAATAAGATTATTGTTGGAAATAGCTGCCAAGATCTCAACCTCGGGTTCCAAACTGTGTCACATGATCATCATCAGTTCCATGGTGTGCCTCAGTTTCTTGAATTGCCAAAGATGGATAGCAGCAATAATGGTAACAATCATCTAG GTAGTACACCAATATCAGCTCTGGAGCTGCTTAGGACCGGAATAGCCTCAAGAGGGTTTACTTCATTCATCACGTCGCCAGCACCACCAGATTTGAATACTTTATACACATCAGGGTTTCCATTTCAAGAATTAAAGCCTCGTGCTGGTAGTAATGATCATGCAGCAGCTGCCTTAAGTTATTCAAATGGGGTTCAAGAAAATGGAGGTGCAAGAATAATGTTCCCTCTAGGAGcagatcatcatcatcatcagagtAAAGGACAGGAGAATTCAACTGCAGGATATTGGAATGGGATGTTAGGTGGAGGATCCTGGTAA